The following coding sequences lie in one Arabidopsis thaliana chromosome 3, partial sequence genomic window:
- a CDS encoding downstream neighbor of Son (unknown protein; Has 145 Blast hits to 145 proteins in 60 species: Archae - 0; Bacteria - 0; Metazoa - 99; Fungi - 0; Plants - 40; Viruses - 0; Other Eukaryotes - 6 (source: NCBI BLink).), with product MTKVVAKRKTPSELRGEQLKRTAFVDQAKEAFDALRPCKSAERENGFKKSELSKNPKYIEMRMDELYPVKKARPWMLSGKENSKENGAKQSSSLINVSLLSNLAATKRQLIREENNASTEVPDDTKAEARQTNERCSQSIFRSVTQLSTRGEELSCLPDIDMNKALKGLATCEPLLVHPGDITGEDDTASLSGSFMSEFQVSGQKIPLDLSLKTYARLVSSSPLSWLHRSIMGSTYNGMPQLKSLSCNVVNQDNSSGSGASVVSQVLNSMSLHSWVYPQSTLPPFVISAMVASVSDRGEVDFLQKRKLAWEDAFRSLYFMFRKNLCKVFYVCTSQFVAMFTGSCESGGAKRSCNGYITQSTRRLRAMLKNLDICYSMPLCKTKMDQTTVEDLAELSELENHNIGQIRRSRSVSNIDNTPESFLAFVGNESVHGLYDLLLNYRYSFEFLPTADVPVLSSPVPFQNAALSSPEIKCSEMVKTEHTSCYMVEIKGEYIPPWIISNICANVGANGQNFEASFVTEPTSVNLNIGLPQVPEKTDPESRVIEGTGETNDNASDIPGSVICPQLQSGHLKNLKYCNKSYTVSLSPS from the exons ATGACGAAAGTAGTTGCTAAGAGGAAGACGCCTTCTGAACTGAGA GGAGAACAATTGAAACGGACTGCTTTTGTGGACCAAGCTAAAGAAGCTTTTGATGCATTGCGTCCTTGCAAAAG TGctgagagagaaaatgggttcAAGAAATCAGAGCTTTCGAAGAATCCAAAATACATTGAGATGCGTATGGATGAACTGTATCCTGTCAAAAAGGCTAGGCCTTGGATGCTCTCTGGCAAAGAAAACTCTAAG GAAAATGGTGCGAAGCAATCCAGCAGCCTAATCAATGTTTCTTTACTCTCGAATCTTGCTGCCACCAAAAGACAACTTATTCG TGAGGAGAATAATGCTTCTACTGAAGTTCCTGATGACACTAAGGCTGAAGCTCGTCAAACAAATGAGAGATGTAGCCAGAGCATATTTCGCAGTGTCACACAACTTTCAACCAGGGGTGAAGAATTATCCTGCTTGCCAGATATTGATATG AACAAAGCATTGAAAGGACTTGCTACTTGTGAACCTTTGCTGGTTCATCCTGGCGACATAACTGGGGAAGATGATACTGCTTCATTAAGTGGAAGTTTCATGTCCGAGTTTCAAGTTTCTGGGCAGAAGATTCCTCTGGACCTTTCCTTGAAGACTTATGCTCGACTTGTTTCCTCTTCTCCATTAAGTTG GTTACATAGATCAATCATGGGTAGCACATACAATGGTATGCCACAGCTGAAGTCGCTGTCGTGTAATGTGGTAAATCAAGATAACAGTAGTGGTTCTGGAGCATCTGTGGTTTCCCAGGTGTTAAATTCCATGTCACTACACTCGTGGGTTTATCCTCAGTCCACCTTGCCACCTTTTGTCATATCGGCAATGGTGGCATCTGTATCAGACAGAG GTGAAGTTGATTTCCTACAAAAGCGAAAATTGGCATGGGAGGATGCATTTCgaagtttatattttatgtttcgAAAGAATCTCTGCAAAGTATTTTATG TCTGTACTTCTCAGTTTGTGGCAATGTTCACTGGAAGCTGTGAGTCAGGGGGTGCCAAACGCTCATGCAATGGCTATATCACCCAGTCAACTAGAAGATTGAGAGCCATGCTTAAAAATCTT GACATCTGCTACTCTATGCCTCTTTGCAAGACTAAAATGGATCAGACCACTGTTGAAGATCTTGCTGAGCTCTCAGAGTTAGAGAATCATAACATTGGCCAG ATTCGTCGTTCGCGTTCTGTCTCAAACATTGATAATACTCCAGAATCTTTCTTGGCCTTTGTCGGAAATGAGAGCGTACATGGATTGTATGATCTTCTGTTAAATTATAG GtattcttttgaatttcttccTACCGCAGATGTTCCTGTATTATCTTCACCAGTGCCATTTCAGAATGCTGCACTGTCTTCTCCCGAG ATCAAATGCTCTGAGATGgtaaaaacagaacatacaAGTTGCTACATGGTTGAGATTAAAGGTGAATATATTCCGCCGTGGATTATTAGCAATATATGTGCAAATGTGGGTGCTAATGGACAAAACTTTGAAGCCAG CTTTGTGACCGAGCCAACCTCGGTTAATTTAAACATTGGTCTACCACAAGTCCCTGAGAAGACAGACCCTGAGTCTAGAGTCATAGAAGGCACAGGAGAAACAAACGACAATGCGTCGGACATTCCTGGATCAGTGATCTGTCCTCAGCTTCAATCAGGCCATCTAAAGAACTTAAAGTATTGCAACAAGTCTTACACGGTTTCGCTGTCTCCTTCGTGA
- a CDS encoding zein-binding protein (Protein of unknown function, DUF593) (Protein of unknown function, DUF593; CONTAINS InterPro DOMAIN/s: Protein of unknown function DUF593 (InterPro:IPR007656); BEST Arabidopsis thaliana protein match is: Protein of unknown function, DUF593 (TAIR:AT5G06560.1); Has 360 Blast hits to 346 proteins in 26 species: Archae - 3; Bacteria - 4; Metazoa - 2; Fungi - 0; Plants - 342; Viruses - 0; Other Eukaryotes - 9 (source: NCBI BLink).) — protein sequence MMLLRGSSDSSSSNAKILVENECAALLEALSSQRETVKDLHLELEEERNAAASAANETMSMILRLQREKAEIQMEARQFKMFAQEKMTHDQEKLSVLENLLYEKEQAIEALTYEVEAYKHRLLSYGVSEAEIHDQILGFGRDSSTVGFDVYPCEYTSLECSVDENPSGPDGNFEIEEKVMVGQSPRWPYYDPNSPLGTAKDIKGASFADSPMSSSSDRVYTIDSIHVGVSEVKIDDEPNKMSKGKLNGDHWNSPRYQEPFTTQQGVNEPDIEKLYTRLQALEADRESLRQIIVSMRTDKAQLVLLKEIAQHLTKETGATSRRNPVSKMPSLKVFSVVTVFKWIVSFVSWKRKARQNKYVYELSANNMGMLMILGEGSGTRRWRCLTSSHV from the exons ATGATGTTGTTACGAGGTTCTtctgattcatcttcttcaaacgCTAAGATACTAGTTGAGAATGAATGTGCAGCTTTACTTGAGGCTCTTTCTAGCCAAAGGGAAACAGTTAAAGATCTTCATTTAGAGCTTGAAGAGGAGAGAAACGCTGCTGCATCTGCAGCTAATGAGACTATGTCGATGATACTGAGGTTGCAGAGAGAAAAGGCTGAGATTCAGATGGAAGCTCGGCAATTCAAAATGTTTGCTCAAGAGAAAATGACACATGACCAAGAAAAGCTCTCGGTTTTGGAGAATTTGTTGTATGAGAAAGAACAAGCTATCGAGGCATTGACTTATGAGGTCGAAGCATACAAGCATAGATTGTTGAGCTATGGGGTATCTGAAGCTGAGATACATGATCAGATACTTGGTTTTGGCAGAGACTCTAGCACGGTTGGCTTTGATGTTTACCCTTGCGAGTATACTTCTTTGGAATGTAGTGTGGATGAGAACCCGAGTGGACCAGATGGTAACtttgagattgaagaaaagGTGATGGTTGGTCAGTCTCCAAGATGGCCATATTATGATCCCAATTCGCCTTTAGGAACTGCAAAAGATATTAAGGGGGCATCTTTCGCAGACTCTCCTATGTCTAGTAGTAGCGACCGAGTTTATACTATCGACTCCATTCACGTGGGAGTTTCTGAAGTTAAGATTGACGATGAGCCTAATAAGATGAGTAAGGGAAAGTTAAATGGTGATCACTGGAACTCTCCAAGATACCAAGAACCGTTCACGACTCAGCAGGGAGTTAACGAGCCAGATATAGAGAAGCTTTACACAAGGCTTCAAGCACTTGAGGCAGACAGGGAATCACTGAGACAGATCATTGTGTCGATGCGGACAGACAAAGCTCAGTTGGTGTTGCTGAAAGAAATCGCACAGCATTTAACAAAGGAAACCGGCGCAACAAGCAGGCGAAACCCTGTTAGCAAAATGCCATCTCTTAAAGTATTCTCTGTAGTAACGGTCTTCAAg TGGATTGTGTCTTTCGTTTCGTGGAAAAGGAAAGCCAGACAAAACAA GTATGTTTATGAGTTGTCAGCAAATAATATGGGGATGCTTATGATTCTAGGCGAGGGATCTGGAACTAGGAGATGGAGATGTTTAACGAGTTCACATGTCTag
- a CDS encoding downstream neighbor of Son (unknown protein; FUNCTIONS IN: molecular_function unknown; INVOLVED IN: biological_process unknown; LOCATED IN: cellular_component unknown; EXPRESSED IN: 24 plant structures; EXPRESSED DURING: 15 growth stages.) — MTKVVAKRKTPSELRGEQLKRTAFVDQAKEAFDALRPCKSSAERENGFKKSELSKNPKYIEMRMDELYPVKKARPWMLSGKENSKENGAKQSSSLINVSLLSNLAATKRQLIREENNASTEVPDDTKAEARQTNERCSQSIFRSVTQLSTRGEELSCLPDIDMNKALKGLATCEPLLVHPGDITGEDDTASLSGSFMSEFQVSGQKIPLDLSLKTYARLVSSSPLSWLHRSIMGSTYNGMPQLKSLSCNVVNQDNSSGSGASVVSQVLNSMSLHSWVYPQSTLPPFVISAMVASVSDRGEVDFLQKRKLAWEDAFRSLYFMFRKNLCKVFYVCTSQFVAMFTGSCESGGAKRSCNGYITQSTRRLRAMLKNLDICYSMPLCKTKMDQTTVEDLAELSELENHNIGQIRRSRSVSNIDNTPESFLAFVGNESVHGLYDLLLNYRYSFEFLPTADVPVLSSPVPFQNAALSSPEIKCSEMVKTEHTSCYMVEIKGEYIPPWIISNICANVGANGQNFEASFVTEPTSVNLNIGLPQVPEKTDPESRVIEGTGETNDNASDIPGSVICPQLQSGHLKNLKYCNKSYTVSLSPS, encoded by the exons ATGACGAAAGTAGTTGCTAAGAGGAAGACGCCTTCTGAACTGAGA GGAGAACAATTGAAACGGACTGCTTTTGTGGACCAAGCTAAAGAAGCTTTTGATGCATTGCGTCCTTGCAAAAG TAGTGctgagagagaaaatgggttcAAGAAATCAGAGCTTTCGAAGAATCCAAAATACATTGAGATGCGTATGGATGAACTGTATCCTGTCAAAAAGGCTAGGCCTTGGATGCTCTCTGGCAAAGAAAACTCTAAG GAAAATGGTGCGAAGCAATCCAGCAGCCTAATCAATGTTTCTTTACTCTCGAATCTTGCTGCCACCAAAAGACAACTTATTCG TGAGGAGAATAATGCTTCTACTGAAGTTCCTGATGACACTAAGGCTGAAGCTCGTCAAACAAATGAGAGATGTAGCCAGAGCATATTTCGCAGTGTCACACAACTTTCAACCAGGGGTGAAGAATTATCCTGCTTGCCAGATATTGATATG AACAAAGCATTGAAAGGACTTGCTACTTGTGAACCTTTGCTGGTTCATCCTGGCGACATAACTGGGGAAGATGATACTGCTTCATTAAGTGGAAGTTTCATGTCCGAGTTTCAAGTTTCTGGGCAGAAGATTCCTCTGGACCTTTCCTTGAAGACTTATGCTCGACTTGTTTCCTCTTCTCCATTAAGTTG GTTACATAGATCAATCATGGGTAGCACATACAATGGTATGCCACAGCTGAAGTCGCTGTCGTGTAATGTGGTAAATCAAGATAACAGTAGTGGTTCTGGAGCATCTGTGGTTTCCCAGGTGTTAAATTCCATGTCACTACACTCGTGGGTTTATCCTCAGTCCACCTTGCCACCTTTTGTCATATCGGCAATGGTGGCATCTGTATCAGACAGAG GTGAAGTTGATTTCCTACAAAAGCGAAAATTGGCATGGGAGGATGCATTTCgaagtttatattttatgtttcgAAAGAATCTCTGCAAAGTATTTTATG TCTGTACTTCTCAGTTTGTGGCAATGTTCACTGGAAGCTGTGAGTCAGGGGGTGCCAAACGCTCATGCAATGGCTATATCACCCAGTCAACTAGAAGATTGAGAGCCATGCTTAAAAATCTT GACATCTGCTACTCTATGCCTCTTTGCAAGACTAAAATGGATCAGACCACTGTTGAAGATCTTGCTGAGCTCTCAGAGTTAGAGAATCATAACATTGGCCAG ATTCGTCGTTCGCGTTCTGTCTCAAACATTGATAATACTCCAGAATCTTTCTTGGCCTTTGTCGGAAATGAGAGCGTACATGGATTGTATGATCTTCTGTTAAATTATAG GtattcttttgaatttcttccTACCGCAGATGTTCCTGTATTATCTTCACCAGTGCCATTTCAGAATGCTGCACTGTCTTCTCCCGAG ATCAAATGCTCTGAGATGgtaaaaacagaacatacaAGTTGCTACATGGTTGAGATTAAAGGTGAATATATTCCGCCGTGGATTATTAGCAATATATGTGCAAATGTGGGTGCTAATGGACAAAACTTTGAAGCCAG CTTTGTGACCGAGCCAACCTCGGTTAATTTAAACATTGGTCTACCACAAGTCCCTGAGAAGACAGACCCTGAGTCTAGAGTCATAGAAGGCACAGGAGAAACAAACGACAATGCGTCGGACATTCCTGGATCAGTGATCTGTCCTCAGCTTCAATCAGGCCATCTAAAGAACTTAAAGTATTGCAACAAGTCTTACACGGTTTCGCTGTCTCCTTCGTGA
- a CDS encoding transcription repressor (FUNCTIONS IN: molecular_function unknown; INVOLVED IN: biological_process unknown; LOCATED IN: cellular_component unknown; BEST Arabidopsis thaliana protein match is: ovate family protein 9 (TAIR:AT4G04030.1); Has 0 Blast hits to 0 proteins in 0 species (source: NCBI BLink).) translates to MALVMLARAPAPPLLLPSPNPPPCALPQDLTSLVSPSEPPDPPDPPDYLVGASNSFLSILLLRSSDLGSDLVQALSPLDLGFALRSITAVCSSWYQVFPLACLELWFSIPHLSHPLVTLSKGFVSLKGCCISGQQITKCALLFPKAHLMFQHYWCLQL, encoded by the exons ATGGCTTTAGTGATGCTTGCTCGGGCTCCTGCTCCACCTTTGCTCCTCCCTTCTCCGAATCCGCCGCCGTGTGCTCTACCGCAAGATTTGACCAGTTTGGTCTCTCCTTCTGAACCTCCCGACCCTCCAGACCCACCAGACTATCTCGTTGGAGCTTCCAACTCCTTTCTCTCGATTTTGTTGTTGAGGTCTTCAGATCTAGGATCAGATCTTGTTCAGGCTTTGAGCCCTCTAGATCTGGGTTTTGCTTTACGATCTATTACTGCTGTGTGCAGTTCGTGGTACCAAGTATTTCCTCTCGCTTGTTTGGAGCTTTGGTTCTCTATTCCACACCTCTCTCATCCTCTAGTCACTCTATCAAAAGGTTTTGTCTCTCTGAAAG GATGTTGCATCTCCGGACAGCAGATCACCAAGTGTGCTCTCTTATTTCCGAAAGCTCATCTCATGTTTCAGCACTATTGGTGTCTCCAACTTTAG
- a CDS encoding zein-binding protein (Protein of unknown function, DUF593) (Protein of unknown function, DUF593; FUNCTIONS IN: molecular_function unknown; INVOLVED IN: biological_process unknown; LOCATED IN: cellular_component unknown; CONTAINS InterPro DOMAIN/s: Protein of unknown function DUF593 (InterPro:IPR007656); BEST Arabidopsis thaliana protein match is: Protein of unknown function, DUF593 (TAIR:AT5G06560.1); Has 386 Blast hits to 371 proteins in 36 species: Archae - 3; Bacteria - 4; Metazoa - 10; Fungi - 3; Plants - 346; Viruses - 0; Other Eukaryotes - 20 (source: NCBI BLink).) produces MDSELSFSSRDVVNCCEYGCDYSLGACSSDPLARTVKRKFNEFKEGNNMMLLRGSSDSSSSNAKILVENECAALLEALSSQRETVKDLHLELEEERNAAASAANETMSMILRLQREKAEIQMEARQFKMFAQEKMTHDQEKLSVLENLLYEKEQAIEALTYEVEAYKHRLLSYGVSEAEIHDQILGFGRDSSTVGFDVYPCEYTSLECSVDENPSGPDGNFEIEEKVMVGQSPRWPYYDPNSPLGTAKDIKGASFADSPMSSSSDRVYTIDSIHVGVSEVKIDDEPNKMSKGKLNGDHWNSPRYQEPFTTQQGVNEPDIEKLYTRLQALEADRESLRQIIVSMRTDKAQLVLLKEIAQHLTKETGATSRRNPVSKMPSLKVFSVVTVFKWIVSFVSWKRKARQNKYVYELSANNMGMLMILGEGSGTRRWRCLTSSHV; encoded by the exons ATGGATTCAGAATTGAGTTTTTCTTCGAGGGATGTGGTGAATTGCTGTGAATATGGTTGTGATTATTCTCTTGGGGCATGTTCTTCAGATCCTTTGGCTAGGACGGTGAAAAGAAAGTTCAACGAATTCAAAGAAGGGAACAACATGATGTTGTTACGAGGTTCTtctgattcatcttcttcaaacgCTAAGATACTAGTTGAGAATGAATGTGCAGCTTTACTTGAGGCTCTTTCTAGCCAAAGGGAAACAGTTAAAGATCTTCATTTAGAGCTTGAAGAGGAGAGAAACGCTGCTGCATCTGCAGCTAATGAGACTATGTCGATGATACTGAGGTTGCAGAGAGAAAAGGCTGAGATTCAGATGGAAGCTCGGCAATTCAAAATGTTTGCTCAAGAGAAAATGACACATGACCAAGAAAAGCTCTCGGTTTTGGAGAATTTGTTGTATGAGAAAGAACAAGCTATCGAGGCATTGACTTATGAGGTCGAAGCATACAAGCATAGATTGTTGAGCTATGGGGTATCTGAAGCTGAGATACATGATCAGATACTTGGTTTTGGCAGAGACTCTAGCACGGTTGGCTTTGATGTTTACCCTTGCGAGTATACTTCTTTGGAATGTAGTGTGGATGAGAACCCGAGTGGACCAGATGGTAACtttgagattgaagaaaagGTGATGGTTGGTCAGTCTCCAAGATGGCCATATTATGATCCCAATTCGCCTTTAGGAACTGCAAAAGATATTAAGGGGGCATCTTTCGCAGACTCTCCTATGTCTAGTAGTAGCGACCGAGTTTATACTATCGACTCCATTCACGTGGGAGTTTCTGAAGTTAAGATTGACGATGAGCCTAATAAGATGAGTAAGGGAAAGTTAAATGGTGATCACTGGAACTCTCCAAGATACCAAGAACCGTTCACGACTCAGCAGGGAGTTAACGAGCCAGATATAGAGAAGCTTTACACAAGGCTTCAAGCACTTGAGGCAGACAGGGAATCACTGAGACAGATCATTGTGTCGATGCGGACAGACAAAGCTCAGTTGGTGTTGCTGAAAGAAATCGCACAGCATTTAACAAAGGAAACCGGCGCAACAAGCAGGCGAAACCCTGTTAGCAAAATGCCATCTCTTAAAGTATTCTCTGTAGTAACGGTCTTCAAg TGGATTGTGTCTTTCGTTTCGTGGAAAAGGAAAGCCAGACAAAACAA GTATGTTTATGAGTTGTCAGCAAATAATATGGGGATGCTTATGATTCTAGGCGAGGGATCTGGAACTAGGAGATGGAGATGTTTAACGAGTTCACATGTCTag
- a CDS encoding downstream neighbor of Son, whose translation MTKVVAKRKTPSELRGEQLKRTAFVDQAKEAFDALRPCKSAERENGFKKSELSKNPKYIEMRMDELYPVKKARPWMLSGKENSKENGAKQSSSLINVSLLSNLAATKRQLIRSEENNASTEVPDDTKAEARQTNERCSQSIFRSVTQLSTRGEELSCLPDIDMNKALKGLATCEPLLVHPGDITGEDDTASLSGSFMSEFQVSGQKIPLDLSLKTYARLVSSSPLSWLHRSIMGSTYNGMPQLKSLSCNVVNQDNSSGSGASVVSQVLNSMSLHSWVYPQSTLPPFVISAMVASVSDRGEVDFLQKRKLAWEDAFRSLYFMFRKNLCKVFYVCTSQFVAMFTGSCESGGAKRSCNGYITQSTRRLRAMLKNLDICYSMPLCKTKMDQTTVEDLAELSELENHNIGQIRRSRSVSNIDNTPESFLAFVGNESVHGLYDLLLNYRYSFEFLPTADVPVLSSPVPFQNAALSSPEIKCSEMVKTEHTSCYMVEIKGEYIPPWIISNICANVGANGQNFEASFVTEPTSVNLNIGLPQVPEKTDPESRVIEGTGETNDNASDIPGSVICPQLQSGHLKNLKYCNKSYTVSLSPS comes from the exons ATGACGAAAGTAGTTGCTAAGAGGAAGACGCCTTCTGAACTGAGA GGAGAACAATTGAAACGGACTGCTTTTGTGGACCAAGCTAAAGAAGCTTTTGATGCATTGCGTCCTTGCAAAAG TGctgagagagaaaatgggttcAAGAAATCAGAGCTTTCGAAGAATCCAAAATACATTGAGATGCGTATGGATGAACTGTATCCTGTCAAAAAGGCTAGGCCTTGGATGCTCTCTGGCAAAGAAAACTCTAAG GAAAATGGTGCGAAGCAATCCAGCAGCCTAATCAATGTTTCTTTACTCTCGAATCTTGCTGCCACCAAAAGACAACTTATTCG CAGTGAGGAGAATAATGCTTCTACTGAAGTTCCTGATGACACTAAGGCTGAAGCTCGTCAAACAAATGAGAGATGTAGCCAGAGCATATTTCGCAGTGTCACACAACTTTCAACCAGGGGTGAAGAATTATCCTGCTTGCCAGATATTGATATG AACAAAGCATTGAAAGGACTTGCTACTTGTGAACCTTTGCTGGTTCATCCTGGCGACATAACTGGGGAAGATGATACTGCTTCATTAAGTGGAAGTTTCATGTCCGAGTTTCAAGTTTCTGGGCAGAAGATTCCTCTGGACCTTTCCTTGAAGACTTATGCTCGACTTGTTTCCTCTTCTCCATTAAGTTG GTTACATAGATCAATCATGGGTAGCACATACAATGGTATGCCACAGCTGAAGTCGCTGTCGTGTAATGTGGTAAATCAAGATAACAGTAGTGGTTCTGGAGCATCTGTGGTTTCCCAGGTGTTAAATTCCATGTCACTACACTCGTGGGTTTATCCTCAGTCCACCTTGCCACCTTTTGTCATATCGGCAATGGTGGCATCTGTATCAGACAGAG GTGAAGTTGATTTCCTACAAAAGCGAAAATTGGCATGGGAGGATGCATTTCgaagtttatattttatgtttcgAAAGAATCTCTGCAAAGTATTTTATG TCTGTACTTCTCAGTTTGTGGCAATGTTCACTGGAAGCTGTGAGTCAGGGGGTGCCAAACGCTCATGCAATGGCTATATCACCCAGTCAACTAGAAGATTGAGAGCCATGCTTAAAAATCTT GACATCTGCTACTCTATGCCTCTTTGCAAGACTAAAATGGATCAGACCACTGTTGAAGATCTTGCTGAGCTCTCAGAGTTAGAGAATCATAACATTGGCCAG ATTCGTCGTTCGCGTTCTGTCTCAAACATTGATAATACTCCAGAATCTTTCTTGGCCTTTGTCGGAAATGAGAGCGTACATGGATTGTATGATCTTCTGTTAAATTATAG GtattcttttgaatttcttccTACCGCAGATGTTCCTGTATTATCTTCACCAGTGCCATTTCAGAATGCTGCACTGTCTTCTCCCGAG ATCAAATGCTCTGAGATGgtaaaaacagaacatacaAGTTGCTACATGGTTGAGATTAAAGGTGAATATATTCCGCCGTGGATTATTAGCAATATATGTGCAAATGTGGGTGCTAATGGACAAAACTTTGAAGCCAG CTTTGTGACCGAGCCAACCTCGGTTAATTTAAACATTGGTCTACCACAAGTCCCTGAGAAGACAGACCCTGAGTCTAGAGTCATAGAAGGCACAGGAGAAACAAACGACAATGCGTCGGACATTCCTGGATCAGTGATCTGTCCTCAGCTTCAATCAGGCCATCTAAAGAACTTAAAGTATTGCAACAAGTCTTACACGGTTTCGCTGTCTCCTTCGTGA
- a CDS encoding transcription repressor (FUNCTIONS IN: molecular_function unknown; INVOLVED IN: biological_process unknown; LOCATED IN: cellular_component unknown; BEST Arabidopsis thaliana protein match is: ovate family protein 9 (TAIR:AT4G04030.1); Has 0 Blast hits to 0 proteins in 0 species (source: NCBI BLink).): MALVMLARAPAPPLLLPSPNPPPCALPQDLTSLVSPSEPPDPPDPPDYLVGASNSFLSILLLRSSDLGSDLVQALSPLDLGFALRSITAVCSSWYQVFPLACLELWFSIPHLSHPLVTLSKG; the protein is encoded by the exons ATGGCTTTAGTGATGCTTGCTCGGGCTCCTGCTCCACCTTTGCTCCTCCCTTCTCCGAATCCGCCGCCGTGTGCTCTACCGCAAGATTTGACCAGTTTGGTCTCTCCTTCTGAACCTCCCGACCCTCCAGACCCACCAGACTATCTCGTTGGAGCTTCCAACTCCTTTCTCTCGATTTTGTTGTTGAGGTCTTCAGATCTAGGATCAGATCTTGTTCAGGCTTTGAGCCCTCTAGATCTGGGTTTTGCTTTACGATCTATTACTGCTGTGTGCAGTTCGTGGTACCAAGTATTTCCTCTCGCTTGTTTGGAGCTTTGGTTCTCTATTCCACACCTCTCTCATCCTCTAGTCACTCTATCAAAAG GATAA